In a genomic window of Sporosarcina trichiuri:
- a CDS encoding trimeric intracellular cation channel family protein, translated as MTWDIFSLIGTAAFAISGAIVAMEEDFDMFGVYILGMVTAFGGGTVRNLVIGIPVSVLWEQGLFFTVASVLIAVIFFFSGYLLKTWNRWGAYFDAIGLAAFAIQGALMAVRMDMPLFAVVAAAVLTGAGGGVIRDLLAGRQPLIFKSDIYAVWAALAGLIVGFDNYVHDAALYVLLAATAALRMLSIKYHWQLPQRSLLPK; from the coding sequence GTGACTTGGGACATTTTCAGTCTGATTGGGACTGCTGCTTTTGCCATCTCCGGCGCAATTGTTGCAATGGAGGAGGACTTTGATATGTTCGGGGTGTACATCCTCGGGATGGTGACCGCTTTCGGCGGAGGGACTGTGCGTAATCTGGTGATCGGCATCCCTGTTTCCGTCCTGTGGGAACAAGGTCTGTTTTTCACTGTCGCTTCCGTCCTGATCGCTGTGATCTTCTTCTTTTCCGGCTACTTGCTGAAGACCTGGAACAGATGGGGAGCGTATTTCGATGCGATCGGACTCGCGGCTTTTGCGATCCAGGGCGCCCTGATGGCTGTCCGGATGGATATGCCGCTGTTTGCGGTCGTGGCAGCCGCCGTATTGACCGGAGCAGGCGGGGGTGTGATCCGTGATCTGCTTGCCGGCCGCCAGCCGCTCATCTTCAAGAGCGATATCTATGCGGTATGGGCAGCACTCGCGGGGCTCATCGTCGGGTTCGATAACTATGTGCATGATGCTGCTCTTTATGTACTGCTGGCTGCCACTGCCGCCCTGCGCATGCTGTCGATCAAATATCACTGGCAGCTGCCCCAGCGGTCTCTGCTGCCAAAATAA
- the hfq gene encoding RNA chaperone Hfq: MQDVFLNSLRKNNTFVTIFLTNGFQLKGIIKSYDNYTVLLESDSKQQLIYKHAISTYVPAKPVVLKDEQ, from the coding sequence ATGCAGGACGTGTTTTTGAATTCGCTCCGCAAGAACAATACATTCGTCACGATATTCCTGACAAACGGGTTTCAGCTGAAAGGGATCATCAAATCCTATGACAATTACACGGTCCTGCTTGAATCCGACTCGAAACAGCAGCTCATCTACAAACATGCGATTTCGACCTATGTGCCGGCGAAACCAGTCGTCCTGAAAGATGAACAATAA
- the cotE gene encoding outer spore coat protein CotE has product MKNLRQVVTKAIIAKGKKRTEKEVSLTPPNRPSSILGCWVINHSHSAKKVGSTIEVTGKFDVNVWYSHHDHSKTSVFTETVPYKDTIKLRYRDEPSSSKEEIRVEVLQQPNCTEAIISECQEKFQIKVERELLAEVIGETKVLITVHSNELEEEWSFDDESSNEQHAGNGPGRQGNDHSSF; this is encoded by the coding sequence TTGAAAAACTTACGGCAGGTCGTTACGAAAGCAATTATCGCAAAGGGCAAGAAGCGGACGGAGAAGGAAGTTTCTCTGACTCCGCCGAATCGTCCGTCCAGCATACTCGGCTGCTGGGTCATCAACCACTCGCATAGCGCCAAAAAAGTCGGTTCCACCATCGAAGTGACAGGGAAATTCGATGTGAACGTCTGGTATTCTCATCATGACCATTCAAAAACTTCGGTATTCACCGAAACGGTACCGTACAAGGATACGATCAAACTGCGGTACCGGGATGAGCCGTCTTCATCCAAAGAGGAAATCCGCGTAGAGGTGCTTCAGCAGCCGAACTGCACAGAAGCCATCATCTCGGAATGCCAGGAAAAATTCCAGATTAAAGTAGAACGGGAACTTCTGGCGGAAGTGATCGGTGAAACGAAAGTGCTGATTACGGTCCACTCGAATGAGCTGGAGGAAGAGTGGTCATTTGATGACGAATCTTCCAATGAACAGCATGCAGGCAACGGACCCGGCCGCCAGGGGAACGACCATTCATCATTTTAA
- a CDS encoding stage V sporulation protein S gives MNPLKVSSRSNPNSVAGALVAVIRDQGYAEMQAVGAGALNQAIKAVAIARGFVAPSGSDLICAPAFADIEINGEGRTALKLFVEKRTRQQAL, from the coding sequence TTGAACCCATTGAAAGTATCTTCCCGATCGAATCCGAATTCAGTAGCAGGAGCACTTGTTGCAGTCATCAGAGACCAAGGTTATGCTGAAATGCAGGCAGTCGGTGCCGGTGCCCTCAACCAGGCCATCAAAGCGGTTGCGATTGCACGCGGCTTTGTCGCACCGAGCGGGAGCGATCTCATCTGCGCCCCTGCTTTTGCGGATATCGAAATCAACGGCGAGGGACGCACGGCACTGAAACTGTTTGTGGAAAAAAGGACCCGCCAGCAAGCTTTATAA
- the lexA gene encoding transcriptional repressor LexA, with product MKKISKRQEDILSFIKDEVQKKGYPPSVREIGEAVGLASSSTVHGHLARLESKGLIRRDPTKPRAIEVLGQEDADELKTGVVHVPLVGKVTAGLPITAIENIEEYFPIPDSFGTSEDNLFMLEIMGESMIEAGILNGDRVVVKQQHTASNGEIVVAMTEEDEATVKRFFKEKDYFRLQPENSSMDPIIVENVSILGKVVGVYRTIH from the coding sequence TTGAAGAAGATCTCAAAAAGGCAGGAAGACATCCTGTCATTCATTAAAGACGAAGTCCAGAAGAAGGGCTATCCGCCTTCCGTCCGTGAAATCGGTGAAGCGGTCGGTCTGGCCTCGAGTTCGACCGTCCACGGCCATCTTGCCCGGCTAGAGAGCAAGGGTCTTATCCGACGGGATCCTACAAAGCCCCGTGCGATCGAAGTTCTCGGCCAGGAAGATGCCGACGAACTCAAGACAGGTGTCGTACATGTCCCTCTTGTGGGAAAGGTCACGGCAGGACTGCCGATCACCGCAATCGAGAACATTGAAGAATATTTCCCGATTCCCGACTCGTTCGGTACTTCAGAGGACAACCTTTTCATGCTGGAGATCATGGGGGAGAGTATGATTGAAGCAGGAATCCTGAACGGCGACCGTGTCGTCGTGAAGCAGCAGCACACTGCGAGCAACGGTGAAATCGTCGTCGCGATGACTGAAGAGGATGAAGCGACAGTGAAACGTTTCTTCAAAGAGAAAGATTATTTCCGGCTGCAGCCGGAGAACTCATCGATGGATCCGATCATTGTCGAAAATGTATCGATTCTCGGCAAGGTCGTCGGCGTGTATCGTACCATCCATTGA
- a CDS encoding aminotransferase class I/II-fold pyridoxal phosphate-dependent enzyme encodes MSIQQLNNEILARAEKIETEIRPYSQETERIALFNQQKVLATFRNNRVSDFHLNGSTGYGYDDSGREVLERVYADTFGAEDCLVRGQIISGTHAIAITLFGILRPGDELLYITGKPYDTLESIVSGGDKDTGSLKDLNISYRHVDLLDDGSVDFDEVERQIRPETKMIAIQRSRGYADRPSFTISKIQEMAERIKSKHPGLILFTDNCYGEFTEELEPTEVGIDIMAGSLIKNPGGGLARTGGYIAGRADLIEKCSYRMTSPGLGAEAGASLDTLREMYQGFFLAPHVVSQAVKGAQFTAGMLASYGLETAPHFSAKRTDLIQSVSFASAEQMIAFCQTIQENSPIDAHVSPVPSYMPGYADDVIMAAGTFIQGSSIELTADGPIRPPYTAYVQGGLTYEHVKAAILSAVGRLEELGLIK; translated from the coding sequence ATGAGTATACAGCAATTGAACAACGAAATCCTTGCGCGCGCAGAAAAGATAGAGACGGAAATACGGCCATATTCGCAGGAGACGGAGCGGATCGCCCTGTTCAACCAGCAGAAAGTGCTTGCCACATTCCGTAACAACCGCGTCAGCGACTTCCATCTGAATGGCTCGACCGGATACGGCTATGACGACTCAGGCCGTGAAGTCCTCGAACGGGTGTATGCGGATACGTTCGGTGCGGAGGATTGTCTCGTCCGCGGTCAGATCATCTCAGGCACACACGCCATCGCCATCACGCTTTTCGGCATTCTGCGGCCGGGTGATGAGCTTCTTTATATTACCGGGAAACCATACGACACGCTGGAATCCATCGTATCCGGAGGGGACAAGGATACCGGCTCGCTGAAGGATCTGAATATAAGCTACCGTCACGTCGATCTTCTGGATGACGGCAGTGTCGATTTCGACGAAGTCGAGCGGCAGATCCGCCCTGAAACAAAGATGATCGCCATCCAGCGCTCCCGCGGGTACGCAGACCGTCCGTCGTTCACAATCAGCAAAATCCAGGAGATGGCGGAGCGCATCAAATCGAAGCACCCCGGCCTCATCCTATTCACCGACAACTGCTACGGTGAATTCACAGAAGAACTGGAACCGACCGAGGTCGGCATCGATATCATGGCCGGGTCCCTCATCAAAAACCCGGGAGGCGGTCTTGCGCGTACAGGCGGCTATATTGCCGGGCGCGCGGATCTGATCGAGAAATGCAGCTACCGGATGACTTCCCCGGGACTCGGCGCGGAAGCCGGCGCGAGTCTCGACACGCTTCGTGAAATGTATCAAGGTTTCTTCCTGGCACCGCACGTCGTCAGCCAGGCGGTCAAAGGGGCACAGTTCACCGCGGGCATGCTCGCCTCCTATGGACTGGAGACAGCGCCGCATTTCTCCGCCAAGCGGACTGACCTGATCCAATCCGTCTCATTTGCCAGCGCTGAGCAGATGATCGCATTCTGCCAGACCATCCAGGAAAACTCGCCGATCGACGCCCATGTCAGCCCGGTGCCGTCGTACATGCCGGGATATGCCGATGATGTCATCATGGCGGCCGGTACGTTCATCCAGGGCTCCAGCATCGAACTGACAGCGGACGGTCCGATCCGGCCGCCATACACGGCGTACGTCCAGGGCGGCCTCACCTACGAGCACGTCAAGGCGGCCATCCTGAGTGCGGTCGGCCGACTGGAGGAACTGGGTCTTATCAAGTGA
- a CDS encoding alpha/beta fold hydrolase, whose product MERETLIMSDGCMVEAVSLGPGSTPRGHIHLVHGMAEHIGRYSGVMEELAAQGYAVSGQNQRGHGPLAEEAGRLGDFGDNVTFDRLAEDVREVLAHYKKRFGRVPCILFGHSMGSFVVRRYSQKHGRELDALILSGTAGGPGIGGTILASMLSVKDGSHAPSYLLDKLGFGGYNRSVDHPETKFDWLSTDRRAVREYIADPLSGAVSTNKFFRVLFEGLKVISTADAYRSVPKSLPVLLISGSDDPVGDMGAGVFEAAALYRNAGVRSVTVSFREGERHEILQGAAQARTLAVMLEWLVKS is encoded by the coding sequence GTGGAAAGAGAAACTCTGATCATGTCCGACGGATGCATGGTGGAAGCCGTGTCGCTCGGGCCCGGCAGCACCCCACGTGGCCATATTCACCTCGTGCATGGCATGGCGGAACATATCGGCAGGTATTCCGGTGTGATGGAAGAACTTGCAGCACAAGGGTATGCGGTCAGCGGACAGAACCAGCGGGGACATGGCCCGCTTGCAGAAGAGGCCGGCCGTCTCGGTGATTTTGGAGACAACGTCACATTCGACCGTCTTGCAGAGGATGTCCGGGAAGTGCTGGCCCATTACAAAAAACGGTTCGGAAGGGTGCCATGTATACTGTTCGGTCACAGCATGGGCTCGTTCGTCGTCCGGCGTTACAGCCAGAAACACGGCCGTGAACTGGATGCCCTCATTTTGTCGGGGACGGCAGGCGGACCGGGCATCGGCGGAACAATATTGGCCTCCATGCTGTCTGTGAAAGACGGCAGCCATGCCCCGAGTTATCTGCTGGATAAGCTTGGGTTCGGCGGGTATAACAGATCCGTCGATCATCCGGAAACGAAATTCGACTGGCTGTCAACAGACCGGAGAGCAGTCCGTGAATACATCGCCGACCCGCTGTCCGGAGCCGTATCGACGAATAAGTTTTTCCGTGTATTGTTTGAGGGTCTGAAAGTGATCAGCACCGCAGATGCCTACCGATCAGTCCCGAAAAGCCTGCCGGTGCTGTTGATTTCCGGGAGTGATGACCCTGTCGGCGATATGGGAGCAGGGGTTTTCGAGGCAGCAGCCCTTTATCGGAATGCCGGTGTCCGGAGTGTTACCGTCAGTTTCCGTGAAGGGGAGCGGCACGAAATACTGCAAGGGGCGGCTCAGGCGCGTACACTTGCCGTCATGCTTGAATGGCTGGTGAAATCGTGA
- the mutL gene encoding DNA mismatch repair endonuclease MutL, whose amino-acid sequence MDIIKVMDAPLANKIAAGEVVERPASIVKELAENSIDAGSTSIEISLEEAGLTSIRVTDNGKGMSFADAIRAFERHATSKLENEHDLFRIRTLGFRGEALASIAAVSKIDLWTSDGEVGTKVQLEGGRILGHQAAALRKGTDITISQVFFNTPARLKYMKTIQTELGHTIDLVNRLAISHPRIAFRLSHGQQVLLKTSGSGDLQRVLSDVYGIAVAKKMIPFAGGNADYSVRGYVTLPEMTRASKNYMTVLINGRWVKSYAVNNAVLDALHTYLPIGRFPIAVIEAEADPYLTDVNVHPSKQFIKVSKESELLSAVREGIRTAVKRALIIPDAVPKEKKPKQADSVQESFWKTAGFRKDPVPAEQPAPSVSGFEQTESPAAEQTAETRQEFSTVQSAAWTPDLTERMPTSPESAEIPTKAETPMPVPAASFPVLLPVGQVHGTYIVAQNEDGFYLIDQHAAQERIKYEYFRKKIAQVDHAERQMLLMPLIFHYSADEQLKIEERLGALEEVGVFLEQFGPSSYTVKEYPSWFPPEEASSIIEEMIEQVLHTRKVDIAKLREDTAIMMSCKRSIKANHHLTPSDMQRLLKDLGAAENPYTCPHGRPVLIHFTTYELEKMFKRVM is encoded by the coding sequence ATGGACATCATAAAAGTGATGGATGCTCCGCTCGCCAACAAAATAGCAGCCGGGGAAGTGGTGGAGCGCCCGGCTTCCATCGTGAAGGAACTGGCGGAGAACTCGATAGATGCCGGCAGCACATCGATTGAAATCAGCCTGGAAGAGGCCGGCCTGACGAGCATCCGGGTGACGGACAATGGAAAAGGGATGAGTTTCGCGGACGCCATCCGGGCATTCGAACGGCATGCAACGAGCAAGCTGGAGAATGAGCATGATCTGTTCCGGATCCGGACACTCGGTTTCCGGGGGGAGGCCCTGGCAAGTATCGCCGCCGTTTCGAAAATCGATCTGTGGACGTCGGATGGCGAGGTAGGCACCAAGGTGCAGCTGGAAGGCGGCCGGATTCTCGGTCACCAGGCGGCCGCCCTGCGGAAAGGGACGGATATCACAATCTCCCAAGTATTCTTCAATACACCGGCGCGGCTGAAATATATGAAGACCATCCAGACGGAACTCGGCCATACGATCGATCTCGTCAACCGTCTGGCGATCAGCCATCCGCGCATCGCCTTCCGTCTATCGCACGGACAGCAGGTCTTGCTGAAAACCTCGGGGTCAGGGGACCTGCAGCGGGTGCTCTCCGATGTATACGGCATCGCAGTCGCAAAGAAGATGATTCCTTTCGCAGGCGGGAATGCCGATTACAGCGTAAGAGGGTATGTGACACTTCCGGAGATGACACGGGCTTCGAAGAACTATATGACTGTCCTCATCAACGGCAGATGGGTCAAGAGCTATGCGGTCAACAATGCGGTGCTCGACGCACTCCATACGTATTTGCCGATCGGACGTTTCCCGATCGCGGTGATTGAAGCGGAGGCGGATCCGTACCTGACAGACGTCAATGTGCATCCTTCGAAACAGTTCATAAAGGTGAGCAAGGAATCCGAACTGCTGTCGGCTGTCCGGGAGGGGATCCGCACGGCGGTGAAACGCGCATTGATCATCCCGGATGCGGTACCAAAGGAGAAGAAACCGAAGCAGGCGGACAGTGTCCAGGAATCATTCTGGAAGACTGCAGGTTTCCGGAAAGATCCGGTGCCTGCAGAACAGCCTGCTCCATCGGTCAGCGGTTTTGAACAGACCGAGAGCCCGGCAGCAGAGCAGACGGCTGAAACCCGGCAGGAATTCAGCACGGTACAGTCGGCAGCCTGGACACCGGATCTCACGGAAAGGATGCCGACGTCTCCGGAGTCAGCTGAAATACCAACCAAGGCGGAAACACCCATGCCAGTGCCTGCTGCATCATTTCCTGTCCTTCTGCCTGTCGGTCAGGTGCATGGCACCTATATCGTCGCGCAGAACGAAGACGGTTTCTACCTGATCGATCAGCACGCGGCGCAGGAACGGATCAAGTACGAATACTTCCGGAAAAAGATCGCGCAAGTGGATCATGCGGAGCGGCAGATGCTCCTCATGCCCCTCATCTTCCATTACTCGGCCGATGAGCAGCTGAAGATCGAGGAACGGCTCGGTGCATTGGAAGAAGTCGGTGTATTCCTCGAACAGTTCGGGCCGTCATCCTATACCGTGAAAGAGTATCCATCCTGGTTCCCGCCGGAAGAGGCGTCCTCGATCATCGAGGAGATGATCGAACAAGTACTCCACACGAGGAAAGTCGACATTGCGAAGCTCCGCGAAGATACAGCCATCATGATGAGCTGCAAACGTTCCATCAAGGCGAATCATCATTTGACACCGTCCGATATGCAGCGCCTCCTGAAAGATCTGGGAGCAGCCGAGAACCCTTACACATGTCCTCATGGCAGGCCGGTGCTCATCCATTTCACGACCTATGAACTGGAAAAGATGTTTAAACGGGTCATGTAG
- the mutS gene encoding DNA mismatch repair protein MutS: MTTYTPMMQQYLQVKSQYEDAFLFFRLGDFYEMFFSDATEASHLLEITLTSRDGGESGRIPMCGVPYHSADGYIETLVGKGYKVAICEQTEDPKQVKGLVKREVVRVVTPGTITEGKAIDARTNHYIGSLDRVGEAACAISYIDLATGEGTAEYIYGDETSIVQAIDSLGMREAVVDEQLQIALAESAGTKGIVLSSCDTDSYEPHGRELFNGLPAPAVPACRRLVGYLQQTQKSSLDHLQPFRFLAREAKLSIDANSMRNLELVESIRSGGKEGTLFWLLDETNTAMGARKLKTWIRQPLADQKEIEQRLAIVEELIAAFFLRDDLKAALRDVYDLERLAGRISMGSANARDLAQLRNSLQTIPALKRLLAESNMPRLREFADRIRPCENHCRLLVEAIAETPPLSAKDGGVIRDGYHGQLDTYRDAAQNGKQWLAELEQKERELTGIKGLKIGYNRIFGYFIEITRSNLHLADLTRYERKQTLANAERYITAELKEKEELILNAEAQSLELEYTLFTEVRERMKAGIEEIQQLASVISELDVLAAFAEVSETQQYTKPSFTDARTLEIRDGRHPVVEKMMDHSLYVPNSCKLTKESNMLLITGPNMSGKSTYMRQVALTVVMAQIGCYVPCESAVLPVTDQIFTRIGAADDLASGQSTFMMEMMESQQAIAHATDRSLLLFDEIGRGTSTYDGMALAQAMMEYIHDKIGANTLFSTHYHELTALDGQLQRLVNVHVAAMEQEGKVVFLHKVMGGPADKSYGIHVAELAGLPEALLDRARVLLEGFENQHADEQPQKPAGEQISFFDFAQEEPETMPAEHKEVLEMIAELDPANTTPLQGLQILFDLKAKLK, translated from the coding sequence ATGACAACTTATACACCAATGATGCAACAATACCTGCAAGTGAAATCCCAGTATGAAGATGCGTTCTTGTTTTTCAGATTGGGTGATTTTTATGAAATGTTCTTTTCGGATGCAACAGAAGCTTCCCATCTCCTGGAAATCACGCTGACGAGCCGGGATGGCGGAGAGTCAGGCAGGATACCGATGTGCGGCGTGCCGTACCATTCTGCCGATGGCTATATCGAGACGCTGGTCGGCAAAGGGTACAAGGTGGCGATCTGTGAACAGACCGAGGATCCGAAGCAGGTGAAAGGACTGGTCAAGCGGGAGGTCGTCCGTGTCGTCACGCCAGGTACGATTACTGAAGGAAAGGCTATCGATGCCCGTACCAACCACTACATCGGATCATTGGACCGCGTCGGAGAAGCCGCATGTGCCATCTCCTACATCGACCTGGCAACGGGCGAAGGTACTGCCGAGTACATTTATGGGGATGAAACGTCGATTGTACAGGCGATCGACTCTCTCGGCATGAGAGAAGCCGTCGTGGATGAACAGCTGCAGATTGCGCTCGCCGAATCGGCAGGGACCAAAGGGATCGTCCTGTCTTCCTGTGATACGGATAGTTATGAACCGCACGGCCGTGAATTGTTCAATGGACTGCCTGCCCCTGCTGTCCCGGCGTGCAGACGCCTGGTCGGATATTTGCAGCAGACCCAGAAATCGAGCCTTGATCACCTGCAGCCTTTCCGGTTCCTGGCAAGGGAAGCCAAGCTGTCCATTGATGCCAACTCGATGAGAAACCTGGAACTTGTCGAGTCGATCCGTTCGGGCGGCAAAGAAGGGACGCTGTTTTGGCTGCTCGATGAAACGAACACCGCCATGGGAGCACGGAAACTGAAAACGTGGATCCGCCAGCCGCTTGCAGACCAGAAGGAGATTGAACAGAGACTCGCCATCGTGGAGGAACTGATTGCCGCGTTCTTCCTGCGAGATGACCTGAAAGCCGCCCTCCGGGACGTATACGATCTGGAACGGCTGGCCGGACGGATTTCGATGGGCAGTGCCAATGCAAGGGATCTGGCGCAGCTGCGCAACTCCCTGCAGACCATCCCGGCACTGAAAAGACTGCTTGCGGAGTCAAACATGCCGCGGCTCCGGGAGTTCGCCGATCGGATCCGACCGTGCGAGAATCACTGCCGGCTGCTCGTGGAAGCGATTGCGGAAACACCTCCGCTGTCCGCAAAAGATGGCGGTGTCATCAGGGACGGCTACCACGGTCAGCTGGATACATACCGGGATGCTGCACAGAACGGCAAGCAATGGCTGGCCGAACTCGAACAGAAAGAACGGGAACTGACCGGCATTAAAGGATTGAAAATCGGCTATAACCGGATTTTCGGTTACTTCATCGAAATCACCAGGTCCAACCTGCATCTCGCGGATCTCACCCGATACGAGAGGAAACAGACACTCGCGAACGCGGAACGCTATATCACCGCTGAACTGAAGGAGAAAGAGGAATTGATCCTGAATGCGGAAGCGCAGAGCCTGGAACTCGAATACACCCTGTTCACCGAAGTGAGGGAGCGGATGAAGGCTGGCATCGAAGAAATACAGCAGCTCGCCTCGGTCATCAGTGAACTGGATGTACTCGCTGCGTTCGCAGAAGTATCCGAAACACAGCAATATACGAAACCGAGTTTCACGGATGCCCGGACACTCGAGATCAGGGACGGACGCCATCCTGTCGTGGAAAAGATGATGGATCACTCCCTGTATGTGCCGAACAGCTGCAAGCTGACGAAGGAATCCAATATGCTGCTCATCACCGGGCCGAACATGTCCGGGAAAAGCACATACATGCGGCAGGTGGCACTTACGGTCGTCATGGCGCAGATCGGCTGTTATGTCCCTTGCGAGTCGGCCGTGCTGCCGGTCACCGATCAGATTTTCACGAGGATCGGGGCGGCGGATGACCTGGCTTCGGGACAGAGTACATTCATGATGGAGATGATGGAATCCCAGCAGGCGATCGCACATGCGACAGACCGCAGTCTCCTCCTGTTCGATGAAATCGGACGGGGAACCTCCACGTATGACGGCATGGCGCTCGCGCAGGCGATGATGGAGTATATCCACGACAAAATCGGTGCCAACACCCTGTTCTCCACGCATTACCACGAGCTGACGGCATTGGATGGACAGCTGCAGCGCCTGGTGAACGTGCACGTTGCTGCGATGGAACAGGAAGGGAAGGTCGTCTTCCTCCACAAGGTGATGGGAGGGCCGGCCGATAAGAGCTACGGCATCCATGTGGCGGAGCTCGCAGGACTGCCTGAAGCACTTCTCGACCGTGCCCGCGTCCTGCTGGAAGGTTTCGAGAACCAGCATGCGGATGAACAGCCGCAAAAACCGGCCGGGGAGCAGATCAGCTTCTTCGATTTTGCCCAGGAAGAGCCTGAAACGATGCCGGCCGAACATAAGGAAGTCCTGGAGATGATCGCGGAATTGGATCCTGCCAATACGACACCTCTCCAGGGACTGCAGATCCTGTTCGATTTGAAAGCGAAGCTGAAGTGA
- a CDS encoding RicAFT regulatory complex protein RicA family protein, whose product MAEQYTKEQIIDKAREIAHMIANTEQVELFKQTEAHINENKKVREKIASLKSLQKQAVNFQEYDKERALGIIEKKIEEIENEIDEIPLVQEFKQSQNDVNDLLQLVSNTISNRVTDEIIESTGGDVLKGQTGSYIENTKHKPLS is encoded by the coding sequence ATGGCGGAACAATACACGAAAGAACAGATCATCGACAAGGCGAGGGAAATCGCCCATATGATCGCGAATACAGAACAGGTCGAACTGTTCAAGCAGACCGAAGCGCACATCAACGAAAACAAAAAGGTGCGTGAAAAGATCGCGAGCCTGAAATCACTGCAGAAACAGGCGGTCAATTTCCAGGAATACGACAAAGAACGGGCGCTCGGCATCATCGAAAAGAAGATTGAAGAGATCGAAAATGAGATCGATGAAATTCCGCTCGTTCAGGAATTCAAGCAATCCCAGAATGATGTCAATGACCTGCTGCAGCTCGTTTCCAACACAATCTCCAACCGGGTGACAGACGAGATCATCGAGTCGACGGGCGGGGATGTGCTGAAAGGACAGACAGGATCGTACATCGAGAACACCAAGCATAAACCGTTATCCTAA
- the miaA gene encoding tRNA (adenosine(37)-N6)-dimethylallyltransferase MiaA: MKNQLDVIVIVGPTASGKTDTAVGLAHCLAGEIVNGDAMQVYRGLDIGTAKITADEMEGIPHHLFDIKAPEEPFSAAEYQQIVREKITEIKQRGKMPIVVGGTGLYIQSVLYDYRFTEAAGDERVRARLEEELAETGQEPLYRRLTELDPESARKIHPNNHRRLIRALEILEVSGNTKAEQESDVGAVPVMNALIAGLDMPREILYERIDRRVERMMDAGLLEEVGELRRQGIRDVQSVQAIGYKELYEALDCGQPLDEAVDLVKRNTRRYAKRQMTYFRNKLPVCWLDAQAGRDELVRIICSKVKECSESMANREGSFEEKQR, from the coding sequence GTGAAGAACCAGCTGGATGTTATCGTCATTGTCGGACCGACCGCTTCTGGGAAGACGGACACCGCTGTCGGTCTAGCTCACTGCCTGGCTGGGGAAATCGTGAACGGCGATGCCATGCAGGTATACCGGGGGCTGGATATCGGCACAGCAAAGATCACAGCAGATGAAATGGAAGGGATCCCCCACCATCTGTTCGACATCAAGGCGCCGGAAGAGCCGTTCTCTGCCGCGGAGTATCAGCAGATTGTCAGGGAAAAGATCACGGAAATCAAGCAGCGCGGTAAGATGCCGATTGTCGTCGGCGGGACCGGTTTGTACATCCAGTCGGTCCTGTATGACTACCGTTTCACGGAGGCAGCGGGTGATGAACGTGTACGTGCCCGTCTTGAAGAGGAACTGGCGGAAACAGGGCAGGAGCCGCTGTACAGACGGCTCACAGAGCTGGACCCTGAAAGTGCCCGGAAAATCCATCCGAACAACCACCGCCGGCTGATCCGTGCGCTTGAAATCCTTGAAGTGAGCGGCAATACAAAAGCCGAACAAGAATCGGATGTGGGTGCCGTCCCGGTCATGAATGCCTTGATCGCCGGGCTGGACATGCCGAGGGAGATCCTGTATGAGCGCATAGACCGGCGGGTGGAGCGGATGATGGACGCCGGACTGCTGGAGGAAGTCGGGGAACTGCGGAGACAGGGGATCCGTGACGTCCAATCCGTCCAGGCGATCGGCTATAAGGAATTGTATGAAGCATTGGACTGCGGACAGCCGCTGGATGAAGCCGTCGATCTGGTCAAAAGGAACACCCGCCGGTATGCAAAGCGCCAGATGACGTACTTTCGCAACAAGCTCCCGGTCTGCTGGCTGGACGCGCAGGCGGGAAGAGATGAGCTCGTCAGGATTATTTGCAGCAAGGTGAAGGAATGCAGTGAATCGATGGCGAATAGAGAAGGAAGCTTTGAAGAAAAACAACGGTAG